The Antarcticibacterium sp. 1MA-6-2 genome has a window encoding:
- the upp gene encoding uracil phosphoribosyltransferase — MQIHHLLQSRSIAEKFIAELRDINVQKDMLRFRRNVERVGEILAYELSKTLEYKKDTVETPIGKADVFIPTEEIVICSILRAGLPLHNGILGYFDTAENTFISAYRHHTSDNEFEIKVEYLASPSLENKILILADPMLATYGSFVTVFEALKPMGTPKEIHLVSVIGAKPGIKFVSDNLPERSHLWIAAIDEHLNEKGYIVPGLGDAGDLSFGPKLQH, encoded by the coding sequence ATGCAAATACACCATCTACTGCAAAGCAGATCTATTGCTGAAAAATTTATAGCAGAATTAAGAGATATAAATGTTCAAAAAGATATGTTGCGATTTCGTCGCAATGTGGAGAGAGTTGGTGAAATCCTTGCTTACGAACTGAGCAAAACTCTGGAATATAAAAAGGATACTGTAGAAACACCTATTGGGAAAGCTGATGTATTCATACCCACAGAAGAAATAGTAATATGTTCAATTCTTAGAGCGGGACTTCCTTTGCACAATGGTATATTAGGGTATTTTGATACGGCAGAAAATACTTTTATTTCCGCCTACCGCCATCATACGTCAGATAATGAATTTGAAATTAAGGTGGAGTATCTCGCTTCTCCTTCCCTCGAGAATAAAATTCTTATTCTTGCAGATCCAATGCTGGCCACCTATGGTTCTTTTGTGACTGTTTTTGAAGCTCTTAAACCCATGGGTACTCCAAAAGAGATTCATTTGGTATCAGTTATTGGAGCTAAACCGGGAATAAAATTTGTTTCTGATAATCTTCCGGAACGATCACATCTTTGGATAGCGGCCATTGATGAACACCTCAATGAGAAAGGCTATATTGTTCCAGGACTTGGTGATGCCGGAGACCTTAGTTTCGGTCCAAAACTACAACACTAA
- a CDS encoding DoxX family protein, which yields MKNTYSTNLNLSHVDIGLFIFRIGISALMLTHGYPKLLRFFGSEEIAFADPLGMGEVASFTFAVFAEFICSILIILGFGTRLAAIPLIGTMAVAALIVHMPDGFVRQELPLLYLVGYILLFFTGGGKYSLDWFLLKKK from the coding sequence ATGAAAAATACATATTCTACAAACCTTAATTTATCGCACGTAGACATTGGCCTTTTTATCTTTAGAATAGGTATTTCTGCTCTTATGCTTACCCACGGCTATCCTAAGTTGCTCCGGTTTTTCGGAAGTGAGGAAATTGCATTTGCCGATCCCCTGGGAATGGGAGAAGTAGCCAGTTTTACCTTTGCAGTTTTTGCAGAATTTATTTGTTCGATCCTTATAATCCTTGGATTTGGAACGCGACTGGCAGCTATTCCCTTAATTGGGACAATGGCGGTAGCAGCTTTAATAGTTCATATGCCAGACGGGTTTGTTAGACAGGAATTGCCATTATTGTATCTGGTGGGATATATTTTGCTTTTCTTTACAGGTGGAGGAAAATATTCTTTGGACTGGTTCCTTCTGAAAAAGAAATAA
- a CDS encoding HD domain-containing protein codes for MPFHSVEHTKDVYNYTKTIAQYEEVYGAELDPVLIAALFHDTGMAETYIDHEEQSAIYAREYLKKVKYPEEKIKVVVNCIMATKMPQNPKTKAEKIICDADLYHLGIESYLFKNERLRVEWENFFNRFYTDEEWYALNVDFLKNQKYHTWFGKTVLKNRKEMNYKVLLERHEKYKV; via the coding sequence TTGCCATTTCACAGTGTTGAGCACACAAAAGATGTCTACAATTACACAAAAACCATTGCTCAATATGAAGAAGTATATGGGGCGGAACTCGATCCTGTATTAATTGCTGCTTTGTTTCACGATACCGGGATGGCAGAGACTTATATTGACCATGAGGAGCAAAGTGCAATATATGCCCGGGAGTATCTTAAAAAAGTAAAGTATCCTGAAGAAAAAATAAAAGTGGTAGTAAATTGCATCATGGCTACTAAAATGCCACAAAACCCAAAAACAAAGGCTGAAAAAATAATTTGTGATGCAGATCTTTACCACCTGGGAATAGAGAGTTATCTTTTTAAAAATGAAAGGTTACGTGTGGAATGGGAGAATTTTTTCAATAGATTTTATACCGATGAAGAGTGGTATGCCCTAAATGTTGATTTTCTTAAAAATCAAAAATATCATACCTGGTTTGGAAAAACGGTTCTTAAGAACAGGAAAGAAATGAATTATAAAGTTCTATTGGAGAGGCACGAGAAATACAAAGTTTAA
- a CDS encoding glycosyltransferase family 4 protein encodes MKQVLIIGYVWPEPSSSAAGTRMMQLLRLFPTPDYSLTFATTAIVTPFCENLEKLGIQTKQIELNNPSFDSFIKELDPSIVIYDRFMMEEQFGWRVTAHCPQAITVLDTEDLHFLRNYREKKYKEPALERSFLKNSDLAKREISSIYRCDLSLIISEKEMEMLKNEFFIPENLLFYLPFLLDPITSEQEKESPDFDSRKNFISIGNFKHAPNVDAVQFLKNDIWPLIHMEIPDAKLLIFGAYPTAKINSLNDPKNNFLIKGRIEDAAEAVRSARVSLAALRFGAGLKGKLIEAMQNGTPTVTTPVGAEGINANLPWNGSIATTAQDFAEAAVNLYRSQKDWTVAVKNGYRIINSRFNRSVFQETFFEVLENLEKNLEHHRLQNFTGLLLKHHYSRSTYFLSKYIELKNQKEKTSREV; translated from the coding sequence ATGAAGCAGGTATTAATTATTGGTTACGTTTGGCCGGAACCATCTTCCTCGGCTGCCGGGACACGAATGATGCAGTTGCTTAGGTTATTTCCAACCCCTGACTATTCCCTTACTTTTGCCACAACAGCTATCGTCACACCATTTTGTGAAAACCTGGAGAAACTGGGGATCCAGACAAAACAAATAGAATTAAACAACCCAAGTTTTGATTCATTTATAAAAGAGCTGGATCCATCGATCGTCATTTACGACAGGTTTATGATGGAAGAACAATTTGGCTGGAGAGTCACCGCTCATTGCCCTCAAGCCATTACCGTATTAGATACTGAAGATCTCCATTTTCTCAGGAATTACAGAGAAAAAAAATATAAAGAACCTGCACTGGAAAGATCATTTTTAAAGAATTCTGATCTTGCAAAACGGGAAATTTCCAGTATTTACAGATGTGACCTCAGCTTAATAATTTCAGAAAAGGAGATGGAAATGCTGAAAAACGAATTTTTCATTCCTGAAAATCTTTTATTTTACCTGCCCTTTCTACTGGATCCAATAACTTCAGAACAGGAAAAAGAATCCCCGGATTTCGATAGCCGAAAAAATTTCATAAGCATAGGAAATTTTAAACACGCTCCCAATGTAGATGCTGTTCAATTTTTAAAAAATGATATTTGGCCGCTTATCCATATGGAAATACCCGATGCAAAATTGTTGATTTTTGGAGCCTACCCAACAGCAAAAATTAATTCTCTTAACGATCCCAAAAATAATTTCTTGATTAAGGGCCGAATAGAAGATGCTGCCGAAGCTGTGAGATCTGCCCGGGTGAGTCTTGCTGCCCTGCGATTTGGAGCCGGACTTAAAGGGAAACTTATTGAAGCCATGCAAAATGGAACACCAACTGTTACAACTCCTGTAGGTGCCGAAGGTATTAATGCCAACCTTCCCTGGAATGGCAGTATAGCAACCACAGCCCAGGATTTTGCAGAAGCTGCAGTCAATTTATATCGTTCACAAAAAGACTGGACTGTTGCAGTAAAAAACGGCTACAGAATTATAAATTCCAGGTTTAATAGATCCGTATTTCAGGAAACATTTTTTGAAGTCTTAGAAAATCTGGAAAAAAATTTAGAACACCACCGTCTCCAGAATTTTACTGGTTTATTGCTCAAACATCACTATTCCCGAAGCACTTACTTTCTATCCAAATATATTGAACTCAAAAATCAAAAGGAAAAAACGTCCAGGGAGGTATAA
- a CDS encoding GlxA family transcriptional regulator, with the protein MKHISILIPKGHTSLVNIEGSHQVFNYVNHFLIQAGRDPYFEVELVGLARETMQSSGLFTVNPHKLTSEITKTDLIIIPAIHGDQLEAYNGNKDFVPWILEQHKAGAEIASLCVGAFFLASTGLLHGKQCATHWIHAADFRKMYPDVNLVDDKILTDDSGIYTSGGAYSYLNLLLYIIEKYVGREFALLTSKAFMIDINKASQSPFIIFEGQREHDDAPVGKAQEFIESNFRERINVEDLASKFALSRRSLERRFKKATTNTITEYIQRVKIEAAKKELESGAKNINEVMYDVGYNDIKAFRNTFKRFTGISPVQYRSKFQREQIIA; encoded by the coding sequence ATGAAACATATCTCAATTCTTATTCCTAAAGGTCATACGAGCCTGGTAAACATTGAAGGAAGCCACCAGGTATTTAATTATGTAAACCATTTTTTAATACAGGCAGGCAGAGACCCCTATTTTGAAGTAGAATTAGTAGGCTTAGCCCGGGAAACCATGCAGTCCAGTGGCCTATTTACGGTGAATCCCCATAAGTTAACTTCAGAAATTACCAAAACCGATCTTATTATTATACCTGCCATTCATGGCGATCAATTAGAGGCTTATAATGGTAACAAGGATTTTGTTCCCTGGATCCTGGAACAACATAAGGCAGGAGCTGAAATTGCCAGTTTATGTGTGGGCGCATTTTTTCTGGCATCAACTGGTTTATTACATGGAAAACAATGTGCAACCCATTGGATTCATGCTGCCGATTTCCGGAAGATGTATCCTGATGTAAATCTGGTAGATGACAAGATCCTTACCGATGATTCTGGTATATATACTAGTGGAGGCGCCTATTCCTACCTTAATCTACTGTTGTATATTATTGAGAAATACGTGGGGCGGGAATTTGCTCTTTTAACTTCTAAAGCTTTTATGATAGATATTAATAAAGCAAGCCAGTCGCCATTTATTATCTTTGAAGGACAAAGAGAACATGATGATGCTCCTGTAGGAAAAGCACAGGAATTTATTGAAAGCAATTTTAGAGAAAGAATAAATGTTGAGGATTTGGCGAGTAAATTTGCATTGAGCCGAAGGAGCCTTGAGAGAAGATTTAAAAAAGCAACAACTAATACCATTACCGAATATATCCAACGGGTCAAGATTGAAGCAGCAAAAAAAGAACTGGAGTCTGGCGCCAAAAATATTAACGAGGTAATGTATGATGTAGGGTATAATGATATTAAGGCTTTTAGAAATACATTTAAGAGGTTTACCGGAATTTCTCCCGTACAGTATCGCAGCAAGTTCCAACGAGAACAAATTATTGCTTAA
- a CDS encoding GreA/GreB family elongation factor encodes MSRGFVKEDDQEEAPFIPPRAALPAGAINYVTPVGYHQLLREKEQLEIQLTSINIVDEKEKRHARAVLNGRLMLLIERINSARIIDPVDQPLDEVRFGAVVTYKNLTGGKIGEVERYQIVGVDEADIRLNKIAFVAPLAKILTGRKKGDIVDFSRGPQLQQFEIQDIHYDIHREL; translated from the coding sequence ATGAGTAGGGGATTTGTAAAGGAAGACGATCAGGAAGAAGCACCATTTATTCCTCCAAGAGCTGCTTTACCCGCCGGGGCTATAAATTATGTTACTCCTGTAGGATATCATCAACTTTTAAGGGAAAAGGAACAACTTGAAATACAACTTACCTCCATTAATATAGTTGATGAAAAAGAAAAAAGACACGCAAGGGCGGTGCTTAATGGAAGATTAATGTTATTAATTGAAAGAATAAATTCAGCCCGTATTATAGATCCTGTAGACCAGCCTTTAGACGAAGTTAGGTTTGGCGCAGTAGTAACTTATAAAAACCTTACAGGTGGTAAAATAGGTGAAGTAGAAAGGTATCAAATAGTAGGGGTAGATGAAGCTGATATCAGGCTGAACAAAATCGCTTTTGTAGCCCCACTGGCCAAAATCCTTACCGGAAGAAAAAAAGGAGATATCGTAGATTTCTCCCGCGGCCCCCAACTACAACAATTTGAAATTCAGGATATACATTATGATATTCACCGGGAGCTATAA
- the gndA gene encoding NADP-dependent phosphogluconate dehydrogenase, whose translation MIYIVSGVSGVGKTTIGILLSKKLKLPFYDADDFHPEDNITKMGDGIPLQDEDREGWLENLSQAIRKWNKDGGAVLACSALKEQYRRKLESIPKKEITWIFLHSEFEIILERLNSRKGHYFKPALLQSQYATLEFPGYGIHINVNKTEQEVLDEIMEHLNNPKSEIGLLGLGVMGKSLAINLASNGVKVAVFNRHVEKIEVDIAKNFALENKEIFNFPWFDDLEKFINSLERPRNIFFMVNAGKTVDIIIESLLPFLEEGDLIIDGGNSHYKDTLRREQLLKESGILFMGTGVSGGEEGARKGPSIMPGGSKQAYERVGSFLEKIAAKDKDGNPCCTYIGPEGAGHFVKMLHNGIEYAEMQLIAEYYHFFRFGLKLPPDEIAGIFTDWNKEMQSYLLEISIDILKRKENDDYLLDRILDAAKQKGTGGWSTNAALELGVPFDTITAAVMARIVSGKKEERVQVFEKYNSTTTNNISGGREISSQYFSAYKAGSIINHAIGFSLLTEASAEYKWNLNLSEIARIWTNGCIIRSAFMEELIDIFKERPGGNLLLHPVIINRMKDHRKDLLAVISEALKEGFPVPVLSAAGNYFLAYTSEQTSANMIQAQRDYFGAHTYERNDKSRGEFFHTNWKPGN comes from the coding sequence ATGATTTATATTGTCAGTGGTGTATCGGGAGTAGGAAAAACAACAATAGGGATCTTACTTTCTAAAAAATTGAAACTCCCTTTTTATGATGCTGATGATTTTCATCCTGAAGATAACATAACCAAAATGGGTGACGGTATTCCGTTACAGGATGAAGACAGAGAGGGCTGGTTAGAAAATCTTTCTCAGGCAATAAGGAAATGGAACAAAGACGGGGGAGCAGTCCTTGCATGTTCTGCATTAAAAGAGCAATACAGGCGAAAACTCGAAAGTATTCCAAAAAAGGAAATTACCTGGATTTTTCTTCATTCAGAATTTGAGATCATCCTGGAACGGCTTAATTCCAGAAAAGGTCATTATTTTAAACCAGCACTACTCCAGTCTCAATACGCTACACTTGAATTTCCAGGCTATGGAATTCATATTAATGTAAACAAAACAGAGCAAGAGGTACTGGATGAGATTATGGAACATTTAAATAATCCAAAATCTGAAATTGGTCTACTGGGGCTGGGGGTAATGGGTAAAAGTCTTGCTATTAACCTGGCCTCCAATGGGGTAAAAGTTGCCGTTTTTAACCGACATGTAGAGAAGATCGAAGTGGATATTGCCAAAAATTTCGCTTTGGAAAATAAAGAGATCTTTAATTTCCCATGGTTTGACGATCTTGAGAAGTTTATAAATTCTCTCGAGAGACCCCGGAATATTTTTTTTATGGTGAATGCAGGTAAGACTGTAGACATTATTATTGAAAGTCTCTTACCGTTTTTGGAAGAAGGGGATCTAATAATTGATGGGGGAAATTCTCATTATAAAGACACTTTGAGAAGGGAACAATTGCTTAAAGAATCCGGAATATTATTTATGGGTACAGGTGTTTCGGGTGGAGAGGAAGGTGCCAGAAAAGGGCCGTCGATTATGCCCGGAGGTTCTAAACAGGCTTATGAGAGAGTGGGAAGTTTTCTTGAAAAGATTGCAGCAAAAGATAAAGATGGAAATCCCTGTTGTACCTATATAGGTCCTGAAGGTGCAGGACATTTTGTAAAAATGTTGCACAATGGAATTGAATATGCAGAGATGCAATTAATAGCTGAATACTACCACTTCTTTAGATTCGGTTTAAAGTTGCCTCCCGATGAAATTGCCGGAATTTTTACCGACTGGAATAAGGAAATGCAGAGTTATCTTCTCGAGATCTCCATTGATATCCTTAAAAGAAAAGAGAATGATGATTATTTGCTGGACAGGATCCTGGATGCAGCCAAACAAAAAGGAACTGGCGGTTGGTCCACAAATGCTGCTTTGGAATTAGGAGTACCTTTTGACACTATAACGGCCGCTGTTATGGCAAGAATAGTATCAGGTAAAAAAGAGGAGCGGGTACAGGTCTTTGAGAAATATAACTCAACAACAACTAATAATATCTCAGGTGGCAGGGAAATTAGTTCTCAATATTTTTCGGCCTATAAAGCAGGCAGTATAATTAATCATGCTATTGGTTTTAGCTTATTAACAGAAGCTTCGGCTGAGTATAAATGGAATTTAAATTTATCTGAAATTGCCCGTATCTGGACGAATGGCTGTATAATTAGATCGGCTTTTATGGAAGAACTTATTGATATATTTAAAGAAAGACCCGGCGGAAATCTTTTGTTACATCCCGTGATCATAAACAGGATGAAAGATCATCGTAAAGATCTTTTAGCAGTAATAAGTGAGGCCTTAAAGGAAGGTTTTCCTGTACCTGTACTTTCCGCTGCCGGAAATTATTTTCTTGCCTACACTTCAGAACAAACATCGGCAAATATGATACAGGCGCAAAGAGACTATTTTGGTGCTCACACCTATGAACGCAACGATAAGTCCAGGGGAGAATTTTTTCATACGAACTGGAAGCCTGGTAATTAA